Genomic segment of Vibrio celticus:
TGCATCTCATGGCGTTCATATGCACGCTCCTGAAATCGCTCTAGAAGTGCTAGGTACTGCCGTTGACCGCGCAGCCGATGCTCGTACTAAGATTGTTCGCCTACTGGCAAAGAAAGGCATCACTGATCCAATCGAGATTCCAGACATCTCGACCAAAGAAGCGGCTCAAAAAGCGCTTGGAATGGACATGGATAAGATGAACGCTGAGAAACAACACTTCTTAGACACAGTTGTTCCTAAATGGGAAGAGCAAGCTGAAAAGCGTGAAGCCAGCTACGAATACTAGTTTCTTCAATTAGACCATTAGGTAAAAACCAGTCACACTATTATTGTGTGGCTGGTTTTTTAGGTTTGGGGCAATACACATCAATATCTCCTCCCCAATCCACTCGCCAATTCAAGGAATAGACAATGAAAACCTTACTTTCACTTTCAGCATTATGTATCGCACTGCTCAGTTCAGGCGTTCACGCTTCTGAGCGTGCTGAGACAGGGTGGGAATTAATAGAGAAAGGCGCATTAGTGGTTGATGTCAGAACACCAGCAGAGTTCGAACAAGGGCATCTAAACAACGCCATCAACTACCCTCTTTCTGAAGTGGCTACTCACTTCGCTAAGATAGATAAAGACCAACCGATCGTTTTGTATTGCCGCAGTGGCAATCGATCAGGACAAGCCTATCAATTCTTGCGAGCTCAAGGGTTTACTCAAATCCATAACGCAGGTGGGTTGATTGAAATGCAGGAAAGTAAATAACTAAAAACAAACGATTAACGACTAGCGATTATGCCAAGCTTAACGGATCATCTGTTTGGCTTGGTTAATCGAATGAATAATCGAAACGCGATCAATCCCCTTTTGATTGGAGTCGAGGATTTGAATCCATGCATCAATCGCTTGTTGATAACGCATGCTAATGAAGTGATCGGTCGCAATCAGCATCAATGCCGTACGATCATTGGGATCAAGCTGCATGGAGTGATCCAGTAACGCATTCACATCATCGCTCATCGCTTGTGAACTAAGATAGTAAAGTGCCGTTGCTTTGGCTGCATAGAGGCCCGAAGGTGCTTGAGGATCTAACCGAATCGCATAGTCGTAGCAGGTGAACGCTGCATCAAATTCCCCTTTCTGCATATACACACCACCAAGCTTAAACCACAAGTCGGATTGATTCGGATCTTGTTTGAGGCTTTGCTGAAGCTCATCTTGGAAATCTGTTGCCGTGTAACTATTGTTATCATCTAAAGGAAGTTGAGGTATCTCTTGTTTCAGTTGAGACCAAACAAGCACGCTCAAAGCGACCGCAGTAATCGAAATCACTACATTGCTTTTTAGATGACTGCTGTTTTTGTTCGCCGCAATGACGACCACAATCAAAAACAAGCTCATTAGTACCAACGCAACCAACAACCAGATGTCCATTCCACACTCCTTTCTATCCACTCCCTACTCTATCGTTTTCATCTCTCCTCTATATTGATCAAGGTTTAGCTATCGAGATTTTATCGATCACGGCTCTGTTATAAAGTCACACCAAGCTCCACAAATAACAGGTAATAAAAAACCGAGC
This window contains:
- a CDS encoding rhodanese-like domain-containing protein, yielding MKTLLSLSALCIALLSSGVHASERAETGWELIEKGALVVDVRTPAEFEQGHLNNAINYPLSEVATHFAKIDKDQPIVLYCRSGNRSGQAYQFLRAQGFTQIHNAGGLIEMQESK
- a CDS encoding TPR domain-containing protein; its protein translation is MDIWLLVALVLMSLFLIVVVIAANKNSSHLKSNVVISITAVALSVLVWSQLKQEIPQLPLDDNNSYTATDFQDELQQSLKQDPNQSDLWFKLGGVYMQKGEFDAAFTCYDYAIRLDPQAPSGLYAAKATALYYLSSQAMSDDVNALLDHSMQLDPNDRTALMLIATDHFISMRYQQAIDAWIQILDSNQKGIDRVSIIHSINQAKQMIR